The Meles meles chromosome 6, mMelMel3.1 paternal haplotype, whole genome shotgun sequence genome has a window encoding:
- the LOC123943242 gene encoding olfactory receptor 4K3-like, with product MEETNQSMASEFIFRGLCDSRELQTFLLLPFSTLYLMTIVGNLFVVLLFITDPHLHSPMYFLLANLSFVDFCLSSVTTPKLTTDFLKDNKTISFGGCMTQILCVHFFGGGEMVLLVTMAYDRYVAICKPLYYSSIMDRKKCIWLVLISWIIGFVHAMSQLAMILDLPFCGSRIVDSFFCDIPLVIKLACIDTHTLGMLINADSGILATTCFLLLLMSYTYILLTVRLNSKDGASKALSTCTSHITVVLLFFGPCIFIYLWPLNITWMDKFLAVFYTVITPLLNPAIYTLRNKEIRNAIKRLINQHMDSQDNF from the coding sequence ATGGAGGAAACAAACCAGTCTATGGCCTCTGAGTTTATTTTTCGTGGACTTTGTGATTCAAGGGAGCTCCAGACCTTCCTCTTACTGCCTTTTTCTACACTCTACCTGATGACTATTGTGGGCAACCTCTTTGTTGTGCTCTTATTCATCACTGATCCTCATCTCCATTCCCCAATGTACTTCCTCTTAGCCAATCTCTCATTTGTGGACTTCTGCCTTTCCTCAGTAACTACCCCTAAACTGACCACAGACTTCCTAAAGGATAATAAAACCATCTCCTTTGGTGGCTGCATGACCCAGATCCTCTGTGTGcatttttttggagggggtgaGATGGTGCTGTTGGTGACAATGGCCTATGATcgttatgtggccatctgcaagccactCTATTACTCTAGCATCATGGACAGAAAGAAGTGCATCTGGCTAGTTTTGATATCTTGGATCATTGGCTTTGTCCATGCCATGAGCCAACTAGCCATGATTTTAGATCTGCCCTTCTGTGGATCCAGAATAGTGGACAGTTTTTTCTGTGATATCCCTTTGGTGATCAAACTGGCCTGCATAGATACACATACTCTAGGAATGCTGATAAATGCTGACAGCGGGATCTTGGCAACAACTTGCTTCCTTCTCTTACTGATGTCCTACACCTATATCCTCCTAACTGTCCGTCTCAACTCCAAGGACGGAGCATCAAAAGCACTCTCTACCTGTACTTCCCACATCACAGTGGTGTTGCTATTCTTTGGACCCTGCATCTTCATCTATCTGTGGCCACTTAACATCACTTGGATGGACAAGTTTCTTGCTGTGTTTTACACAGTAATCACACCTCTCCTGAATCCAGCCATTTATACACTGAGAAATAAAGAGATTAGGAATGCCATAAAGAGACTGATAAATCAGCATATGGATTCACAggataatttttag